A genomic window from Streptococcus sanguinis includes:
- the tsaE gene encoding tRNA (adenosine(37)-N6)-threonylcarbamoyltransferase complex ATPase subunit type 1 TsaE: MFSHNEEELIQWGQRLGTLLQAGDVLVLTGDLGAGKTTFTKGLALGLGISQMIKSPTYTIVREYEGRLPLYHLDVYRIGDDPDSIDLDDFLFGEGVTVIEWGELLGENLPEDYLKLSLLKKEDGRELVFEAKGKRAQELIEGLQND, from the coding sequence ATGTTTAGTCATAATGAGGAAGAATTAATCCAGTGGGGTCAGCGTCTGGGCACATTGCTTCAGGCAGGGGACGTACTGGTTTTAACGGGAGATTTAGGAGCAGGAAAGACAACCTTTACCAAGGGTCTGGCTCTAGGTTTGGGTATCAGTCAGATGATTAAAAGTCCAACCTATACCATTGTTCGGGAATACGAGGGGCGCTTGCCACTCTATCATTTGGATGTCTACCGCATCGGAGACGATCCAGACTCCATTGATTTGGATGACTTTCTCTTCGGGGAAGGTGTGACAGTCATTGAATGGGGAGAGCTGCTGGGAGAAAATCTGCCTGAAGACTATCTCAAATTAAGCCTCTTAAAAAAGGAAGACGGGCGTGAATTGGTTTTTGAAGCCAAAGGAAAGCGAGCTCAAGAGCTAATTGAGGGACTGCAGAATGACTGA
- a CDS encoding GNAT family N-acetyltransferase — protein sequence MTEYELCLREAEKTDASELIAFLNQVGSESDYMTLDEAGILMNQEEMASFIEHQAASSNQLYLLGLLNGEIAGLVSITADFHERIRHIGQVFVVVKKAFWNQGLGRILLEEALTWAEDSQDIRRLELSVQVRNERAVHLYKDLGFEIEGLQKRGAYLKEGIFLDVFLMGKLID from the coding sequence ATGACTGAATATGAATTATGCTTACGTGAAGCGGAAAAAACAGATGCTTCTGAGCTGATTGCCTTCCTCAATCAGGTTGGGTCTGAGTCAGATTATATGACGCTGGATGAGGCTGGAATCTTGATGAATCAAGAGGAGATGGCTTCATTCATTGAGCATCAGGCTGCTTCTAGTAATCAGCTTTATCTGTTGGGGCTTTTAAATGGTGAAATTGCTGGCCTAGTCAGCATCACAGCTGATTTCCATGAGCGAATTCGCCATATTGGTCAAGTCTTTGTTGTAGTGAAGAAAGCTTTCTGGAATCAAGGACTGGGACGCATACTGCTAGAAGAGGCACTGACTTGGGCAGAAGATTCTCAGGATATTAGACGTTTAGAATTGAGCGTTCAGGTTAGAAATGAACGAGCGGTTCACCTCTATAAAGATTTAGGATTTGAAATTGAAGGCTTACAAAAAAGAGGAGCCTATTTAAAAGAAGGGATATTTCTTGATGTTTTCCTGATGGGTAAACTGATAGACTAA